From a region of the Daphnia magna isolate NIES linkage group LG1, ASM2063170v1.1, whole genome shotgun sequence genome:
- the LOC116935709 gene encoding glycosyltransferase 8 domain-containing protein 1 translates to MYHRCPKFAVTGVSLVWAGFMVYLLTHVQSFAGYGGRFQVGAKYAQEYLSNISHSAFKEEAKTISTTSQTAKSKLINVVIQAREDNLGGLISAVNSVIVNTKSTVHFHFIVPDDTIFHLQEWMKVPELSNVQYSHAKLPAHLEKYYNAAKFAFLDIFPSLHDRAIYLDPDVIVQGDLADLLKTPIPIKDLGAFSDDCQAGSVSKRVASRVEALYASRLNLKQHEIAKLNLNPLTCTFNTGVFVISDADTWRNEKVAEKILDLIQSHERSSIIEPQGGSDVVEAAILAIFYRRTSPIDPLWHVGHLGLSRGSRYSPFFLNNAKLLHFNGHFKPWKSVRSFGSTFEQKVWDKYFIPDPLGRFVPIRKKYSEI, encoded by the exons ATGTACCATAGGTGCCCAAAATTTG CTGTAACTGGAGTTTCATTGGTATGGGCTGGCTTCATGGTTTATCTGCTAACCCATGTTCAGAGCTTTGCAGGGTATGGAGGAAGGTTCCAGGTGGGGGCTAAATATGCCCAAGAGTATCTTTCAAATATTAGTCATTCAGCTTTTaaagaagaagcaaaaacCATATCAACCACTAGTCAAACTGCCAAAAGTAAACTAATTAATGTAGTCATACAAGCCAGGGAGGATAATCTAGGTGGCCTCATAAGTGCTGTCAATAGTGTTATTGTGAACACAAAATCCACAGTTCATTTCCATTTCATTGTGCCTGATGACACTATATTCCACTTACA GGAATGGATGAAAGTCCCTGAACTTTCAAATGTTCAATACTCACATGCAAAACTTCCAGCACACCTAGAAAAATACTACAATGCTGCAAAATTTGCATTCCTTGATATCTTTCCATCACTACATGATCGTGCCATCTACCTTGATCCAGATGTCATTGTCCAGG GGGATTTGGCCGACCTACTTAAAACTCCGATACCCATTAAAGATCTGGGCGCCTTTTCTGATGATTGCCAAGCTGGCTCTGTATCGAAAAGAGTGGCTTCACGTGTCGAAGCGCTATACGCCTCCCGCTTGAATCtgaaacagcatgaaatagcTAAACTCAATCTCAATCCGCTAACGTGTACATTCAATACAGGCGTGTTTGTTATTTCCGACGCTGACACTtggagaaatgaaaaagtagcCGAAAAAATCCTTGATTTGATTCAGTCTCATGAACG ATCTTCCATCATAGAACCACAGGGCGGTTCGGATGTAGTCGAAGCCGCTATCTTGGCCATTTTTTACCGGCGTACATCGCCGATTGATCCCTTGTGGCATGTCGGACATTTAG GGCTCTCCCGCGGCTCAAGATACTcaccttttttcttaaataacgCAAAACTGTTGCACTTTAATGGTCATTTTAAGCCATGGAAATCAGTTCGTAGTTTTGGAAGTACTTTTGAACAGAAAGTTTGGGATAAATATTTTATTCCTGACCCGCTTGGTCGCTTCGTGCCCATTCGCAAGAAATATTCTGaaatttga
- the LOC116935774 gene encoding DNA ligase 1, producing the protein MSSEVAEVVTENNQHDAAEAKGKKGLVKKLSALERTTQEGEALLKEMGYKEDGEDQGRRRTRSGAKVVPAASPPPAKKEKKTPKKTPKSPSAGTGRRGRPPKKSVNDSSTENEESEMKDEERTEVSTEEAKDDTKPIEEAANEEKEKQETEKQETEENNKKENNDAATTSEPIKEKEDSSEPKEESKASE; encoded by the exons ATGTCAAGTGAAGTGGCTGAGGTTGTGACCGAAAACAATCAG CATGATGCTGCTGAGGCCAAAGGAAAAAAGGGTTTAGTGAAGAAACTGTCTGCTCTGGAACGGACCACCCAAGAAGGTGAAGCACTGCTCAAA GAAATGGGATACAAGGAAGATGGAGAAGATCAAGGTAGACGGAGAACAAGGTCGGGAGCAAAAGTAGTCCCTGCAGCGTCCCCACCCCCAGccaagaaagagaagaaaactCCAAAAAAGACACCTAAATCTCCTTCAGCTGGTACTG GTCGCAGAGGGAGGCCCCCAAAGAAAAGTGTCAATGACAGCTCAACAGAAAATGAAGAATCTGAAATGAAGGATGAGGAAAGAACAGAGGTAAGCACAGAAGAAGCCAAAGATGACACAAAGCCAATTGAGGAAGCAGccaacgaagaaaaagaaaaacaagaaacagaGAAGCAAGAAACagaggaaaacaacaagaaagaaaacaacgatGCCGCTACCACTAGTGAGCCgatcaaagagaaagaagacagCTCAGAACCGAAAGAAGAGAGTAAAGCctcagaataa
- the LOC116935796 gene encoding uncharacterized protein LOC116935796, producing the protein MSAAFRLALFSLLLIVHSARPMSITKRQSGQVTFCGLHTPCGWGVYNSNTRQMDYFVRNICQCNRPLERCLRAGDDVSISAYVYRCVRSRTSPLTISGASAVGAATGRSSIDTAPNLIDMKL; encoded by the exons ATGAGTGCTGCTTTTCGATTGGCCCTCTTCAGTTTGCTGCTTATTGTCCACTCGGCACGACCCATGAGCATCACCAAG AGACAGAGCGGTCAAGTAACATTCTGCGGTCTGCACACTCCTTGCGG CTGGGGAGTTTACAATTCAAACACACGCCAAATGGACTACTTTGTTCGAAACAT CTGCCAATGCAACCGACCTCTAGAGCGTTGTTTGCGTGCGGGCGACGATGTCAGCATCTCGGCTTACGTCTATCGCTGCGTCCGGTCTCGGACTTCTCCGTTGACCATCAGCGGCGCTTCTGCCGTCGGTGCCGCAACCGGAAGAAGTTCAATTGATACAGCGCCCAATTTGATCGACATGAAATTGTGA
- the LOC116935719 gene encoding solute carrier family 25 member 36-A isoform X2, with translation MHQSTEIPQKVGGTVGAIVTCPLEVIKTRLQSSSCEVQCSAVRTLRTATASNAGCNASHMYFTPEMNWNVYYHHHQCTSINSRLAVFPESVLQWPASTSSAQPKGALSCFRHLVEQEGCRALFKGLGPNLVGVAPTRALYFCTYSTAKRKFNKILTPDSHLVHMCSAGSAGFVSCTLTNPIWFVKTRLQLNRNQNVTAWQCISNIYRSQGMVGFYRGITASYFGISETIIKFVLYEYLKVTLQQWRETQADSSMSNYVALDYMIAGAISKTMACSLSYPHEVVRTRLREEHSRYRGFFQTLHTVFREEGYRGLYRGLSTQLVRQIPNTAIMMTTYEAVVYLLKSLIDDKRYAETE, from the exons ATGCACCAAAGTACCGAAATTCCACAGAA GGTTGGCGGAACAGTGGGAGCCATCGTGACTTGCCCACTTGAAGTCATCAAAACTCGCTTGCAATCATCTTCCTGTGAAGTCCAATGCAGTGCAGTGCGTACCCTACGAACGGCCACCGCATCAAACGCAGGATGCAACGCAAGTCACATGTATTTTACTCCAGAAATGAACTGGAACGTCTATTACCACCATCATCAATGTACGTCGATCAATTCGCGATTGGCAGTTTTCCCTGAATCCGTCCTACAATGGCCGGCTTCGACTTCTTCTGCTCAACCCAAAGGGGCCCTCTCCTGTTTTCG GCATTTGGTCGAGCAAGAAGGATGTCGGGCCCTGTTCAAAGGGTTAGGACCTAACCTGGTTGGAGTGGCCCCAACTCGGGCTTTGTATTTCTGTACCTATTCAAcggccaaaagaaaattcaacaAGATATTGACGCCCGATTCTCATCTGGTTCATATGTGTTCGGCCGGTTCTGCAG GTTTTGTGTCTTGCACTTTAACCAACCCAATTTGGTTTGTAAAAACACGTCTGCAACTCAATCGCAATCAAAACGTCACAGCTTGGCAGTGCATTTCAAACATCTATCGCAGCCAG GGTATGGTCGGTTTCTACCGAGGCATCACAGCTTCATATTTTGGCATCTcag AAACCATTATTAAGTTTGTACTTTACGAGTACCTCAAAGTGACTCTGCAGCAGTGGCGGGAAACACAAGCAGACAGTTCGATGAGCAACTATGTTGCGCTCGATTACATGATAGCTGGAGCCATCAGTAAAACGATGGCGTGTAGTCTTTCGTATCCTCATGAAGTTGTTAGGACCAGATTGCGTGAAGAACATTCACGCTATAGAGGATTTTTTCAGACGTTGCACACAGTCTTCCGAGAGGAAGGCTACAGAGGACTCTATCGTGGACTCTCCACTCAGTTGGTACGACAGATTCCAAATACGGCTATCATGATGACCACATACGAGGCTGTAGTTTACCTGCTcaagag TTTGATTGACGATAAAAGGTATGCCGAAACAGAATAA
- the LOC116935719 gene encoding solute carrier family 25 member 36-A isoform X1, whose protein sequence is MSNADTFIHLLAGGVGGTVGAIVTCPLEVIKTRLQSSSCEVQCSAVRTLRTATASNAGCNASHMYFTPEMNWNVYYHHHQCTSINSRLAVFPESVLQWPASTSSAQPKGALSCFRHLVEQEGCRALFKGLGPNLVGVAPTRALYFCTYSTAKRKFNKILTPDSHLVHMCSAGSAGFVSCTLTNPIWFVKTRLQLNRNQNVTAWQCISNIYRSQGMVGFYRGITASYFGISETIIKFVLYEYLKVTLQQWRETQADSSMSNYVALDYMIAGAISKTMACSLSYPHEVVRTRLREEHSRYRGFFQTLHTVFREEGYRGLYRGLSTQLVRQIPNTAIMMTTYEAVVYLLKSLIDDKRYAETE, encoded by the exons ATGTCGAATGCAGATACTTTCATCCATCTCCTCGCTGGCGG GGTTGGCGGAACAGTGGGAGCCATCGTGACTTGCCCACTTGAAGTCATCAAAACTCGCTTGCAATCATCTTCCTGTGAAGTCCAATGCAGTGCAGTGCGTACCCTACGAACGGCCACCGCATCAAACGCAGGATGCAACGCAAGTCACATGTATTTTACTCCAGAAATGAACTGGAACGTCTATTACCACCATCATCAATGTACGTCGATCAATTCGCGATTGGCAGTTTTCCCTGAATCCGTCCTACAATGGCCGGCTTCGACTTCTTCTGCTCAACCCAAAGGGGCCCTCTCCTGTTTTCG GCATTTGGTCGAGCAAGAAGGATGTCGGGCCCTGTTCAAAGGGTTAGGACCTAACCTGGTTGGAGTGGCCCCAACTCGGGCTTTGTATTTCTGTACCTATTCAAcggccaaaagaaaattcaacaAGATATTGACGCCCGATTCTCATCTGGTTCATATGTGTTCGGCCGGTTCTGCAG GTTTTGTGTCTTGCACTTTAACCAACCCAATTTGGTTTGTAAAAACACGTCTGCAACTCAATCGCAATCAAAACGTCACAGCTTGGCAGTGCATTTCAAACATCTATCGCAGCCAG GGTATGGTCGGTTTCTACCGAGGCATCACAGCTTCATATTTTGGCATCTcag AAACCATTATTAAGTTTGTACTTTACGAGTACCTCAAAGTGACTCTGCAGCAGTGGCGGGAAACACAAGCAGACAGTTCGATGAGCAACTATGTTGCGCTCGATTACATGATAGCTGGAGCCATCAGTAAAACGATGGCGTGTAGTCTTTCGTATCCTCATGAAGTTGTTAGGACCAGATTGCGTGAAGAACATTCACGCTATAGAGGATTTTTTCAGACGTTGCACACAGTCTTCCGAGAGGAAGGCTACAGAGGACTCTATCGTGGACTCTCCACTCAGTTGGTACGACAGATTCCAAATACGGCTATCATGATGACCACATACGAGGCTGTAGTTTACCTGCTcaagag TTTGATTGACGATAAAAGGTATGCCGAAACAGAATAA
- the LOC116935719 gene encoding solute carrier family 25 member 36-A isoform X3 has translation MSNADTFIHLLAGGVGGTVGAIVTCPLEVIKTRLQSSSCEVQCSAVRTLRTATASNAGCNASHMYFTPEMNWNVYYHHHQCTSINSRLAVFPESVLQWPASTSSAQPKGALSCFRHLVEQEGCRALFKGLGPNLVGVAPTRALYFCTYSTAKRKFNKILTPDSHLVHMCSAGSAGFVSCTLTNPIWFVKTRLQLNRNQNVTAWQCISNIYRSQGMVGFYRGITASYFGISETIIKFVLYEYLKVTLQQWRETQADSSMSNYVALDYMIAGAISKTMACSLSYPHEVVRTRLREEHSRYRGFFQTLHTVFREEGYRGLYRGLSTQLVRQIPNTAIMMTTYEAVVYLLKRYAETE, from the exons ATGTCGAATGCAGATACTTTCATCCATCTCCTCGCTGGCGG GGTTGGCGGAACAGTGGGAGCCATCGTGACTTGCCCACTTGAAGTCATCAAAACTCGCTTGCAATCATCTTCCTGTGAAGTCCAATGCAGTGCAGTGCGTACCCTACGAACGGCCACCGCATCAAACGCAGGATGCAACGCAAGTCACATGTATTTTACTCCAGAAATGAACTGGAACGTCTATTACCACCATCATCAATGTACGTCGATCAATTCGCGATTGGCAGTTTTCCCTGAATCCGTCCTACAATGGCCGGCTTCGACTTCTTCTGCTCAACCCAAAGGGGCCCTCTCCTGTTTTCG GCATTTGGTCGAGCAAGAAGGATGTCGGGCCCTGTTCAAAGGGTTAGGACCTAACCTGGTTGGAGTGGCCCCAACTCGGGCTTTGTATTTCTGTACCTATTCAAcggccaaaagaaaattcaacaAGATATTGACGCCCGATTCTCATCTGGTTCATATGTGTTCGGCCGGTTCTGCAG GTTTTGTGTCTTGCACTTTAACCAACCCAATTTGGTTTGTAAAAACACGTCTGCAACTCAATCGCAATCAAAACGTCACAGCTTGGCAGTGCATTTCAAACATCTATCGCAGCCAG GGTATGGTCGGTTTCTACCGAGGCATCACAGCTTCATATTTTGGCATCTcag AAACCATTATTAAGTTTGTACTTTACGAGTACCTCAAAGTGACTCTGCAGCAGTGGCGGGAAACACAAGCAGACAGTTCGATGAGCAACTATGTTGCGCTCGATTACATGATAGCTGGAGCCATCAGTAAAACGATGGCGTGTAGTCTTTCGTATCCTCATGAAGTTGTTAGGACCAGATTGCGTGAAGAACATTCACGCTATAGAGGATTTTTTCAGACGTTGCACACAGTCTTCCGAGAGGAAGGCTACAGAGGACTCTATCGTGGACTCTCCACTCAGTTGGTACGACAGATTCCAAATACGGCTATCATGATGACCACATACGAGGCTGTAGTTTACCTGCTcaagag GTATGCCGAAACAGAATAA
- the LOC116935719 gene encoding mitochondrial carrier protein Rim2 isoform X4, with translation MYFTPEMNWNVYYHHHQCTSINSRLAVFPESVLQWPASTSSAQPKGALSCFRHLVEQEGCRALFKGLGPNLVGVAPTRALYFCTYSTAKRKFNKILTPDSHLVHMCSAGSAGFVSCTLTNPIWFVKTRLQLNRNQNVTAWQCISNIYRSQGMVGFYRGITASYFGISETIIKFVLYEYLKVTLQQWRETQADSSMSNYVALDYMIAGAISKTMACSLSYPHEVVRTRLREEHSRYRGFFQTLHTVFREEGYRGLYRGLSTQLVRQIPNTAIMMTTYEAVVYLLKSLIDDKRYAETE, from the exons ATGTATTTTACTCCAGAAATGAACTGGAACGTCTATTACCACCATCATCAATGTACGTCGATCAATTCGCGATTGGCAGTTTTCCCTGAATCCGTCCTACAATGGCCGGCTTCGACTTCTTCTGCTCAACCCAAAGGGGCCCTCTCCTGTTTTCG GCATTTGGTCGAGCAAGAAGGATGTCGGGCCCTGTTCAAAGGGTTAGGACCTAACCTGGTTGGAGTGGCCCCAACTCGGGCTTTGTATTTCTGTACCTATTCAAcggccaaaagaaaattcaacaAGATATTGACGCCCGATTCTCATCTGGTTCATATGTGTTCGGCCGGTTCTGCAG GTTTTGTGTCTTGCACTTTAACCAACCCAATTTGGTTTGTAAAAACACGTCTGCAACTCAATCGCAATCAAAACGTCACAGCTTGGCAGTGCATTTCAAACATCTATCGCAGCCAG GGTATGGTCGGTTTCTACCGAGGCATCACAGCTTCATATTTTGGCATCTcag AAACCATTATTAAGTTTGTACTTTACGAGTACCTCAAAGTGACTCTGCAGCAGTGGCGGGAAACACAAGCAGACAGTTCGATGAGCAACTATGTTGCGCTCGATTACATGATAGCTGGAGCCATCAGTAAAACGATGGCGTGTAGTCTTTCGTATCCTCATGAAGTTGTTAGGACCAGATTGCGTGAAGAACATTCACGCTATAGAGGATTTTTTCAGACGTTGCACACAGTCTTCCGAGAGGAAGGCTACAGAGGACTCTATCGTGGACTCTCCACTCAGTTGGTACGACAGATTCCAAATACGGCTATCATGATGACCACATACGAGGCTGTAGTTTACCTGCTcaagag TTTGATTGACGATAAAAGGTATGCCGAAACAGAATAA
- the LOC116935737 gene encoding mitochondrial 2-oxoglutarate/malate carrier protein, which produces MGEAQMPKPVRFAIGGLSGMAATLFVQPMDLIKNRMQLSGEGGKAKEHRNTLHAIRSIMLKEGISGMYSGLSAGLLRQATYTTTRLGIYTWLFDSMSSPDGKPPGFATKAVLGMAAGVVGAFVGTPAEVALIRMTADGRLPEADRRNYKHVGDALVRMLREEGLFTLWRGAIPTMARAMVVNAAQLASYSQAKQSLMSTGYFSENVVLHFWASMISGLVTTAASMPVDIAKTRLQNMRFIDGKPEYKGAVDVLGRVVRTEGILALWKGFTPYYARIGPHTVLTFIFLEQMNTFYKRHILGLKDAKGGGI; this is translated from the exons atgggtGAAGCTCAGATGCCAAAGCCAGTCAGGTTTGCAATTGGAGGTTTGTCAGG CATGGCTGCAACCCTTTTTGTCCAACCCATGGACCTTATAAAAAACAGAATGCAGTTGAGTGGTGAAGGTGGCAAAGCCAAAGAACACAGAAACACTTTGCATGCCATCAGATCCATTATGCTGAAAGAAGGGATTTCTGGTATGTATTCGGGTTTATCTGCTGGCCTTCTCAGGCAGGCAACATACACCACCACTAGGCTTGGAATTTATACATGGCTTTTTGACTCAATGAGCAG tcCTGATGGTAAGCCACCTGGTTTTGCAACCAAAGCTGTTCTTGGAATGGCAGCTGGAGTAGTTGGTGCATTTGTGGGAACCCCAGCAGAA GTGGCCCTTATTCGTATGACAGCAGATGGAAGATTGCCAGAGGCAGATAGAAGGAATTACAAGCATGTAGGTGATGCCTTGGTTAGAATGCTGAGAGAAGAAGGATTGTTCACACTTTGGAGAGGAGCGATACCGACAATGGCGAGAGCCATGGTGGTTAATGCTGCCCAACTTGCCTCTTATTCCCAAGCCAAGCAATCTCTAATGTCAACCG GATATTTTAGCGAAAACGTCGTTCTTCACTTTTGGGCCTCCATGATAAGTGGTCTTGTTACAACTGCCGCTTCCATGCCGGTTGACATTGCTAAAACTAG ACTTCAAAACATGAGATTTATTGATGGCAAGCCAGAATACAAGGGCGCAGTTGATGTCTTAGGTCGTGTGGTGCGCACCGAGGGTATCTTAGCCCTGTGGAAAGGATTCACGCCATACTACGCTCGCATCGGGCCGCACACTGTACTCACCTTTATTTTCCTCGAACAGATGAACACGTTTTACAAGCGACATATTCTCGGTTTGAAGGACGCCAAAGGCGGTGGGATCTAA
- the LOC116935674 gene encoding condensin complex subunit 3, with amino-acid sequence MVGNRLIAEIFNKSQHSVADHPKLLKHLRKVYDQIDDLDTFFQDFVDCLKCLLIHGERQTAVNLCLDFSAKFATSFELEKEPDEDDAECHPFYEKLFNFILSNHNVRSQAVRFRVCQFINRMLEEFNESACISADLFDKIYDAMLERIQDRIAAVRVQAVVALQRLQDPTNKECPVIKALVFHLERDPHPEVRRAVLKALGCNYFTLEFVLVRLRDVKDLVRRQAYIFISERVHVRTLSIANRVTILNLGLNDKSTAVTTMVQSKLIPAWINTMEGSIFNFLRGIDVEGCSDIAVQVLQVWLKTLNYKEVTAHLSMDGENLVTIDTLKPEVALYWCTAVGFLHSEGVHAADALETIMPEMTAFGKYVKDFVIAKLSETDEMEVLSMEFTVGKLLEMAQYFDLADEAGRLNLRRDFCELLQNEKTSPSLTRTMVKCISLIEPNLDVRITKLLEVISELREPLTQAEVLIPEAEQRKNKLEIAQCRVQLNELKEELEHAVEKQNFVGAQEIKQIIVVLETKLNELCSRPTTHDVEIFREERDDPLTLLKCLSIVCELLKNSPMLKLTKELDQLLTSLILPCVERIDPAVRNAAFEALGCLCTCDLELAKQRLLLFVQAVQMDHQLLQITTAKVLFDLVQLFGLASFEDQESGTSLASVLTDLLDNEDVDVQTIAVEGFAKLLIASRIESSMILSRLVIFLFHPLTEENVRLRQVLHVFFPFFASLDIANQQQLEAAFLPTIKTIQKAPYTSPLAEMDITMVVKFFVDLTQENLLVSKPEVDHTIHDQLAIKLCTESLRFPDSNESKVYLKALLQLNMSFSNPSNTRDLHTLVQKMLRKMKEKSSIRLVEQFESIVKKHLAPPTEGLADSTANGSEMEIEPVVTSSSRPSKPRTRMLGSKQGTTLLMDTTGGSDAEISQCSDVFFSPEKTSTQKEKTCKKSPEVVVEQMDSSSTTSSEKIGPSRTRRQVNPRNTVVENLTLGESPPRRRTRSMRSTVVSSVDEDEDVIPPTPPRSKAKSTRKRR; translated from the exons ATGGTTGGAAATAGACTCATTGCAGAAATCTTTAACAAAAGTCAGCATTCAGTTGCTGATCACCCAAAATTATTGAAACATCTAAGGAAAGTTTATGACCAGATTGATGATTTGGATACATTTTTCCAAGATTTTGTTGATTGTCTCAAGTGTCTGTTAATTCATGGTGAGAGACAAACTGCCGTCAACTTGTGTTTAGATTTCTCTGCCAAATTTGCCACATCTTTTGAACTGGAAAAAGAACCTGATGAGGATGATGCTGAGTGCCACCCTTTTTATGAAAAGctattcaattttattttgtcgAATCACAATGTCAGAAGCCAGGCAGTACGATTCAGAGTTTGTCAGTTTATTAATCGGATGCTAGAAGAATTTAACGAATCTGCCTGCATCAGTGCAGATTTGTTTGACAAGATTTATGATGCTATGCTAGAAAGAATTCAAGACAGGATTGCCGCAGTTCGAGTTCAAGCAGTCGTTGCTCTGCAACGTCTTCAAGATCCTACAAACAAGGAATGCCCAGTAATTAAG GCTTTGGTTTTTCATCTGGAAAGGGATCCTCATCCCGAGGTACGACGGGCTGTACTTAAGGCTCTAGGCTGTAACTATTTCACACTTGAATTCGTGTTGGTAAGGTTGCGTGACGTCAAGGACCTTGTCCGGAGGCAGGCCTATATTTTCATTAGCGAAAG AGTCCATGTCCGGACATTATCGATCGCTAATCGCGTTACAATCTTGAATCTTGGTCTTAACGACAAATCAACTGCTGTAACGACAATGGTACAGAGTAAACTTATTCCTGCGTGGATCAACACCATGGAAGGCTCTATCTTCAATTTCCTCCGGGGCATAGATGTAGAAGGCTGCAGCGACATCGCAGTCCAAGTATTGCAAGTCTGGTTGAAGACGCTTAATTACAAGGAAGTAACTGCTCATTTGTCAATGGACGGTGAAAATCTGGTCACCATCGACACTCTGAAACCAGAAGTGGCTCTATATTGGTGTACGGCAGTAGGTTTCCTTCATAGCGAGGGAGTTCATGCGGCAGACGCACTGGAGACGATAATGCCCGAAATGACAGCTTTTGGGAAATATGTGAAAGATTTTGTGATAGCAAAGCTTTCCGAAACAGATGAAATGGAG GTATTAAGTATGGAGTTTACTGTTGGAAAATTATTGGAGATGGCACAGTACTTTGACCTTGCCGATGAAGCGGGTCGCCTAAACTTACGACGCGACTTCTGCGAACttttacaaaatgaaaagactAGTCCATCGTTGACTCGTACGATGGTGAAATGCATTAGTCTTATTGAGCCCAATTTAGACGTTCGTATTACCAAATTACTTGAGGTGATTTCGGAACTGCGCGAACCGTTAACCCAAGCAGAAGTTCTAATCCCCGAGGCCGAGCAGCGCAAAAACAAGCTAGAG ATTGCGCAATGTAGAGTTCAGCTCAATGAGTTAAAAGAGGAACTTGAGCACGCGGTTGAGAAACAAAACTTTGTTGGCGCTCAAGAGATCAAACAGATTATTGTCGTTCTGGAGACCAAACTAAACGAGCTATGCAGTCGACCCACTACTCATGatgttgaaatttttcgtgAAGAGAGAGACGATCCGCTAACGCTTTTAAAATGCTTGAGCATTGTTTGTGAGTTGTTGAAAAATTCGCcg ATGCTAAAATTAACGAAAGAGTTAGACCAGCTTTTGACGTCGCTGATCTTACCTTGTGTCGAACGAATCGATCCAGCTGTCCGTAATGCGGCTTTCGAAGCTTTGGGTTGTCTGTGTACGTGCGACTTGGAACTAGCTAAGCAACGTTTGCTCCTTTTTGTACAAGCAGTTCAAATGGACCATCAACTCCTTCAAATCACAACGGCCAAGGTGCTCTTCGATCTCGTGCAACTTTTTGGCCTTGCT AGTTTTGAAGACCAAGAAAGCGGCACATCTTTAGCTTCAGTTTTAACCGACCTGTTGGATAATGAAGATGTCGACGTTCAGACTATTGCCGTTGAGGGATTTGCAAAACTGTTGATCGCTTCCAG GATTGAATCGAGCATGATTCTTTCTCGGTTGGTTATTTTCCTATTTCATCCTTTGACGGAAGAAAATGTTCGTCTCCGTCAAGTCCTTCAcgttttcttccccttttttgcCTCTTTGGATATAGCAAATCAACAGCAATTGGAAGCTGCTTTTCTACCGACTATCAAGACCATTCAGAAAGCTCCGTATACTTCACCATTGGCCGAAATGGATATCACAATGGTGGTCAAATTCTTTGTTGATTTGACACAA GAAAACTTGTTGGTATCAAAACCCGAAGTTGATCACACTATCCACGATCAGCTTGCTATAAAACTTTGTACAGAATCTTTGCGATTTCCGGATTCGAATGAAAGTAAAGTTTACCTGAAGGCTTTGTTGCAATTGAACATGTCCTTTTCCAATCCTTCAAATACCCGAGATTTGCACACGCTTGTCCAGAAGATGCtacgaaaaatgaaagagaaaagttcTATCAGGCTGGTCGAACAGTTTGAATCGATCGTAAAAAAACATCTGGCACCTCCTACCGAAGGCTTGGCTGATTCCACCGCGAATGGTTCTGAAATGGAAATCGAGCCTGTTGTCACGTCTTCGTCACGGCCCAGTAAACCCAGGACCCGAATGTTGGGAAGTAAACAAGGAACGACTCTTTTGATGGATACTACTGGAGGTAGTGATGCAGAAATATCTCAATGTTCTGACGTTTTCTTCAGTCCCGAAAAGACAAGCActcaaaaagagaaaacgtgTAAAAAATCGCCTGAAGTCGTTGTTGAACAAATGGATTCAAG TTCGACTACTAGTAGCGAAAAAATTGGTCCATCAAGAACGCGACGACAGGTGAATCCACGTAACACGGTTGTCGAGAACCTTACTCTGGGTGAATCCCCTCCTCGTCGTAGGACACGGTCCATGAGGTCGACGGTCGTTTCTAGTGTGGATGAAGATGAGGATGTTATACCTCCGACACCGCCTCGTTCGAAAGCGAAATCAACGAGAAAGCGCCGATAG